The Candidatus Abyssobacteria bacterium SURF_5 region GGCGGGGACCCGAAGCACGTGGCGCGCCTGCTCGATCAGATGGCCGACAAGGGCCTCATCTACTGCAGCGAGAGAGGCGGCGAGAAGTGGTACAAAACGATCCAACTCGTTCCGGGAATCTTCGAGCTTCAGTTCATGAAGGGAGAGGTCTCCGAACGAGCCAGAAAATTGGCGCGAGCTTTCGACGCTTACTTCAATGTCATTGCGCCGAAAGGAGGCGAAAAGAGCCCGTTTCCCGTCGAGCCGGGCGGCCATTTCGCGCGCGTCATCCCTATCGAGCAAACCGTCGCGGCCGACGTGAGAGTCTTCGCCTTCGAGGAGGCCGGCAAGTACATCGATGAGGCCGACACGATAACCGTCTCGACCTGCTACTGCCGCCACGAGCGCCGACTGCTCGACCACGGCTGCGAGTTCCCCGATGATGTCTGCCTTCAGTTCGGCCCATTCGCCAAATTCGTGAGTGAACGAGGCTTTGGCCGAAAGATAAGCCGCGAGGAGGCTCACGAAATTCTCAAGAAGAGCGCCGACGCGGGATTGATCGCAACCTCGAGCAACACGCGCGACCGCATCGATTTCATCTGCAACTGCTGCACATGCTGCTGCGGCATCCTGCG contains the following coding sequences:
- a CDS encoding 4Fe-4S dicluster domain-containing protein codes for the protein MTDKLYDQLAELYNQIGYGSHKSPELETLLKALFTEEEARAALNLSPLAPESPSSVAEKLGGDPKHVARLLDQMADKGLIYCSERGGEKWYKTIQLVPGIFELQFMKGEVSERARKLARAFDAYFNVIAPKGGEKSPFPVEPGGHFARVIPIEQTVAADVRVFAFEEAGKYIDEADTITVSTCYCRHERRLLDHGCEFPDDVCLQFGPFAKFVSERGFGRKISREEAHEILKKSADAGLIATSSNTRDRIDFICNCCTCCCGILRGVSKYHAPVRSVSSNYEAVIDAEACTGCGECMEKCQMDAITLDGDIARLTAERCVGCGVCAYHCPARAISLVSRPDFLEPPRSFRELMMRQAQARMKDS